A window of Flammeovirga kamogawensis genomic DNA:
CATATTGCATAGTTTCCATTATATCTGTGATGTCTACTACATCAATTGCTACGTTATTTTCTTTAGCAATTTTTTCAAGTTGGTTTTTGATGTTAGGGTTAACTCCACAACAAGACTGGTGCAATACTTTTACTATTTTATTCATGACGATATTTATTTTTAAGTTTTAAATTGTTTTCGTCTATGTAGTATGGAGTAGGTTAGAAAAAGACACAACTATTCTGATTTTTTTATTTTTTTTGAAAAAAAATATTTTAACCTGCTTCTATATAAAGATTAATTATAGATGGATTTTTGATTTTGAACTTATAGAGCCAGACGATTCTTTATTATATATGTTGATTGAAGTTTGATCAATTGATAAAGCTATTTGAGCTCTTTTTTGTATCTAAGTATTTATAAATCAAAAGAAAATTAGAACTAGAATTAAATATCAATTATTTGAAGAATTAGCAGCTTTTTTTCTCATTATTATACCATATATAAGAATACTGAAAACCATTTTATACTAAGCTTGTCTTTTTTAGGGTATTACAATCAACTTTAAAAAACTATCAATAATAGATCGTAAAGCTAGTTTTATGATTTGTACACTAGTTATTTTATATACTTTTATAAGTAACTTTTATCCTTTTATACCAGCTTTTTGTAACCTTTTTTTGAGAGTTAATTTATTTTAAATAAGTAGATAAAAATACGGTTAATGAGTGTAAAATACGATAAATCAAAATAAGAAACATTGTTACTTAGATGTATTAAATTTATAAAGACATTAAAAATTAAAAGAATGAAAAATTTATCATCTAACTTTTCGAGCAAAGAATATATTAGAGTATTTGTTAAAGTTGCCGAGGGCACAGCGTTTATTAAAAATTACCTTAAGAACTTTGACGCAGAAGTTGAATATGTTTTTGATATGCCTAAGTTAGGGAATCTGAGAGTTGTCGCATTAACCTCTCCTCATGGTAATATTTCAGCAGTAATTACAGATTCTTTAGAAGGCTTTCCAGAATACTTAGAACGTACTAAAGTACTTTATTGGACAAAAGATATGGAATCGACTTTAAGAAATGCAGAAGCAGCAGGTATGAAAGTTCTTCAAGAAAAATCTGCAGTTCCCATGGGATTTCAAGGTAGGTATGAAACTCCAGGAGGATATGTTGTAGAATTGGCTGAGGTGTCTGAAGAAGGAAAACAATACTTTCATCAAGATCTTGAAAAATTAGGATATACACTGTAGTGTAACTATAAGATTTTTAAAAAGCATTGGAAGTTATTTCAATGCTTTTTTTATGCATAATTTTTTATTGGATAAGGCACTTTGTGAAGTTTTTATTTTAGTTGTGATAAATGTATTTTAGATAAATAAAAATAGATCAATGACTTTTCTTTATAACAATAGGTATGAAAAAGATAGAATTTAAGGAAAGAGACGAAGAACGAATTATTGATTTTATTCATAAAAACCTTGGAGGAGAAATTATTAATGATAATCAAATAGTATTTGATAATGATATCGTTAAAGGGCAGATGATGGTACATGAAGAGCCAGAATATAGGGTTACTGCAATGGATTATACTGCAAAGAAAGCAACAGAATTTAAAATTCATCATGATATTAAATATGATCTATCTGTACATCTATTTTTAAATGGAGTAGAGCTAGATCAAGGAAAAAAGAAATTGGTACTTAATCTTCCTAATGGTTTTATCTTTTTAAAGAATGAAGAGCATTTTAACTTGAAGTACAAGGAAGGTGAAAGGAAATTTATTTTAACTTATGCTATAAACTATGAAAAATATAAAATAAATGAAGTGATGAAAAAACTTCTAAATCTAGGGAATTATATATTCCATACAGGAAATGAACATATTATGATTTGGAAGAAATCGGTATCAGAAAAGATGCGAAGTGATATTGACCCAATAATTAAAAGAGCATGGATTCGTGTAAAATTAACAGAGTTGAAACTTTTAGTAGATAATATTCTACTTCACATTGACGATAAAAAAGATACACACCTTTTTTCTAATTATTAGCTAGAAACTGTTTACAGTATTAGAGACTTTATGCATGACAACTTGCGTAATAAAATCTCTGTAGAATCTTTTGTTAAAGAATATGGTATTAATAAAATTAAGCTAAATAATATTTTTAAGGCTGTTTTAGGTAATACTATGTACAAGTATTATCAAGAGAAAAAAGTTGAAAGTTTAAAAGTAGAAATTATGACTACTTCAAAAACGATAACTGAATTGTCTTATGAGTTTTCTTACACAGATGTTAATCATTTAACAAAAAGCTTTGTGTCTCATTATGGAATTTCACCATCTGAAATGAGAAAATCGAAACATAAATTATAAGCTTAATTTATAGGTTTATACATTTATACTAATTTCGTAAACAATTGTACTATCTGTTATTTTATCATTTGAATGATATTTGGGTTCTCTCAAAAATCAAAGAATAATGAAAAAAGTAATAAGTGTATTTGTACTGTTTATTAGTAGTTTAAGTGTTTTTCCTCAAGAAATATCACACTTTAATTTAATTTATGATGTTAGATTTGATAGCTATACATCTATTAATTCTGGAGAAACAGATAATAAATTTCAGTTTGATCACGTATTTTTAGGCGTGTATGGAGCTGTCTCAGATCAGGTGAATTATACCTTGTAAATAACACCTTTAAGTCTTTCTGATGGAGCTAATAATTTATCAGAAGATATTATGTTAGCGAATATTAGTTATACTACTTCCAATAAAAAATGGATGCTTACATTAGGTAAATCAATGGTGAACATTGGTACTTTTGAAGAGCATGTAAGCCCAAATGATGTCTATCAATACAGTGAGGTTAGGCAGTATTTAAATATGTTCTCGTCTGGGATGACAGTTCGTTATACAACAGATTCAAAACAACAATTCACTTATCAGTTAGTAAATTCAGTACCTGATAGTTTAAACAATGTAAACTTGCAGCAGAACCTCTATTGGTCGGGGCATATATCAGATCATATTAATACGTCAATGAGTTTAACGGTTGAGAAAAATAATCAAAATACCATTGGTCATATGAGTAATCTTGGTGTAGAATTTTTATACTCTGATTGGGAATTAGATGTGGATTACGCTAGAGTTATTAATATTAATGGATTTCTTGAATAGACGCAATATCAATCTATACCTGTTAAACTAACATACAAAGGAGAGAAATTTCGTCCATTTGTAGAGTATATCTATAATAAGTTAGATCCGATAAGCAGTGCAAAAGAATCAAGTTCATATACTTCTCAGTTATTACAAACACTAAGTTTACGTATTGAATATTACCCTATTAAAAATAAAAATTGGAGATTTCATATGGTTGCTGTTCGTAATAAATATGACCAGACCAATACAGAAAATCTATTTACAGAATACCCACCTCTTCAATTGTTTTTTGGAGTAAAAATTGGTATTTAAACACAAAAAAGCACTTCTTTTCATCATTTTAAATGATAAAAGAAGTGCAAGTATATTTTTACAAGTAAGAATAATACAAGTAGTTTACTAAGAAACTAAAGTGTTTCTTTTTGTTGTTATATATTTAATAGCCGCCGGGAGAACTTCAATTTCTAAAGTATCAATATCACCAATTACTTCACCATCTAATTGAAGTAGTTGCGTTTTCTCAAAATGAATGGTTGCTTTCTCTGCAGAATACACGTTACCATTTGCATCTTCTAAAAAGCTTTCATCAAACTTAGAGAGGCCTACAATTATTAGATCTTCAAAATTCATTTCTGGTATTGCTACCAATTCAAATTTACCATCAAAAGGATTACTAATACTATTTAATGGAACCCCAGTACCAAATTTTCTTGCATTACATATTGCAAGCATAATTCCAGATTCTTGATAAAATTCACCATCAATTTCAATTTTATAATCAATAATGTTTTTTACTTTTAATTGCTCTAAAAAGTATTTAAAATAGGTTGTCATCCCTCTGTTGGGGTCATTAGAATAACCATTTACTATTTGTGCATTCACACCAATATCACCAATGTGTAAACAATAATGTTCTTTATTTACTTGTAAAAGATCTAGTCCTCTAGTCATATCAGACATAATAATATCTTTCAGTGCATTCATCGGGTCTGGGTCAACAAAAAGTTCTACAGCCATACCGTTTGCAGAACCTAACGGAATAATTCCCATCGGTATACCTGTACCTAGCAAAGCAATTGATGTAAAAAGTGTTGTGCCATCTCCACCAATAGAAGCTACTTTATGAGGCTTTACTGTATTGATATAAGACCTTAGAATCTCTAAATCATTTTTACCAGTAGTTTTATAAACGGTAAATTCAATCTCATACAGATTCAGAAGATTTTCTGCATCATTTAAAAATGGTTCTTTATCTATATCTCCAGAAATTGGGTTAACTACAAGTAAGAGCTTCATATATTGATTTAGGTAAAATAAAACTTAAGTGAATATCGTAAAAAGACGACAAATAACAAGGTAATCAATTACTTAATGATAAGCAGGCACAGTATTTAAAAACTGAGGCTCCTGATCTTTATTTCTTACGGTAATAAGCGTTTGAGTATCTAAATTAAAACAAGACAAATAACCTAGTTGATTAACCTGCTCATGCGTAATTTTTTTAAAGAAAGCACAGCCGGAATCTATATTAATTAGCGGATAATGATCTGTAATGTTTTGTTTTATTTTTTCAATAGAAATAGGAGTATGTCCATGTATAACACGCCTTTTCTTTAACATTTTAGGTAAAATATCCGGAAGTGGTTTTCTAGTATTAAGCATTGCATCAAAATCCTTTTTTGGCTTTTCTGCATCATAATTAAAACCAGCATGAACAATGTGATAATCCTCAATTTGTATTCTGTAAGGTAACGCTTTAAAAAACTCTTTATGTTTTAAGTACAGCTCTCCGTCTTTACTTAATATAGATTTTCCATATCGAGTATTCATCTTAGCAATAAAACGTGCAAAAGTAGGGCGATAAGTTCTTTGTCTATTGATTAGGTTTTCTTCGTGATTACCTCTAATTGGGAAGATATTGTATCCATCTTTTTGAAGATCAATTATATAGTCAATAACCTTTTCACTATTTGGTCCTTTGTGTATATAATCGCCCACTAAGAAAATAACATCTTGAGTAGTGATTTTTAGTTCATCTTCTAAGAGAAATTTAAAAGTCTTGTAGCAGCCATGAATATCACCTACCGCAAATCTGCGAAGATATGTTTTTGTTTTAAGTTTTAATGCTTTCACAAAAGGGGAAATAAGATAAAACAAATAATGAATTACTTTGTAATTGTAAAATTAACAGAGCTTACACATCAATAGTTCTATTAATTATTTTACAAAGTGAAAAAATATACTGTTAATACATAGTTTTTAAAAATCTAAATCAAATTAGGTAAAATATTTTAAGCGAAAACTAAAGAAAGTTTAACAGTGAATAATTAATTTCAAATTTACTGTATTCTTAAAGAAAGACAATAGTATATTTGCATAATTCTATTTATGAGCTGTGATTTGTTTTAAAAATCATTGCAAAGATTCAGTTTGTTCACATTGCAATGTTGATAACTGTATAATTATTCTAATACTATTTGTGTTTTTCTTGTTAAATATTATAGAATGTTGATAACTTTCTGATAAATAACACTTTAAATGTTGATAACTTTACTTTGTGTTGAATTGTTTGTAAACAATTTAGATAATTTGAATGCTGTTTAAGAATTATTTAGAATAATCTAGATAACTTAGAAGTGAAAATAAAAATATAATAATCCATTTTCTGTATGGGGGCAATTCAAGAAAAATTACCATTTTTATCCTTAATCAAAAATTATAAGAAAGCATTTTTAACAGGAGATCTTTCTGCTGGTTTTGCGACTGGGGTATTACTTATACCTCAAGGTATGGCTTATGCAGTTATTGCGGGTGTTCCTGTAGAATATGGTTTATATGCCTCTTTAATGGCACCATTACTTTATTTCTTCTTTGGCTCATCAAACAAATTAGTTATTGGTCCTGCTGCATTAGATTCTATGTTATTAGCCTCTGGTATGGCAGGAATTGGTATTGCACTTACAGAGACTGCCTATGTTGAACATGTACTTATAATTGTTTTCTTAGCTGGAATTTTTCAATTTATTGCAGGTAATATAAAATTAGGCTTTATAGCTAACTTCTTTTCAGAACCATTATTAAAAGGATTTACAACTGCGGCTGCATTATTAATTGGGTTTAGTCAGTTTAAACACGTATTAGGAATAGACCACGAAAGCTCCAATTATTTTCATAAGAATATCATCAATATGATAAATAATTGGGATCAGTTTGATCTACTTACTTTTGGGCTTGGTACTTCTACAATTTTAATGATTTTACTTTTAAAACGATTTGATCTATCTAAAATATCAACGCCAATTGTTGTAGTGATAGGTATAACTTTAAGTATAGTTTTTAATTTAGAAGAATTTGGAATCAGTGTTATTGGTACAATCCCTAAAGGATTACCGTCTTTTCAATTACTTGATTTTTCTTCAGTAAATTTATTAGAGATAATTCCTGTGGCTTTAGTTGTTGCCATTATTGGTTTTACAGTATCAAATAGTATTTCTAAATCTGTCGATGAACCTGGTAGTAAAACTAATCCGAATCAAGAATTTATAGCTCTAGGTATAGCCAATGCAGTGGGTGCTTTATTTGGAGGGTATCAAGCAAGTTCAAGTTTTTCTAGAACAGCAATAAATAGTGAATCTGGAGCAAATACAAGAGCATCGAATTTGGTATCTACTGTTATGATTGCCCTAGTTTTATTATTTATGACCCATGTATTTTATTATTTGCCTAAAGCTGTTTTAGGAGGAATTATTATTGCAGCTACTCCGAGTTTATTTAGTTTTAATTACTTCAAAAATATCTATTTTTTAAAGAAAAGAGAATTTGTAGTTGTTATAATCACTTTCTTAACTACAATAGAATTTGGCGTAATAATAGGACTTACAGCTGGTTTATCAGCATCTGTTGCTGTGTTTATGTATCATTCTCTTTACCCTCATATGGCTGTTTTAGGAAAGATTGAAGGGACTCATATTCACAGAAATATTTTACGTTTTGAATCGGCGAAGGAAAAAGATGGAGTCTTAATTTTAAGGATTGATGCACCTCTTTATTTTAGTAACATAAAATTTGTTATTGATACAATAAAAGAACTTGTTGATGAACGTAACAACATAACATCAATTATTATAAAATCTGAAAGTATTAATTATATAGATGTTACTGCCCTTACAGAGTTGAAGTTGTTTATTGGAAAAGCAAATAAAAAAGGAATAGAAGTATATATGGTAACCGTTGTTGGGCCTGTTAGAGATTTACTTTTTAAAACTAGTATAGTAGATACCTTAGGTGGAAAACAATTGTTCGTGCACCTTTACGATGTCATGCAGTATATAGATGACAAAGAATCGTATAGATACACGAACAAAGATATTGCTAACCAAGGAAATATAGAGGAGAGAGATTAATCAGTTGCTAATAAAAAGAACTGTTCTAACTTTCAATCTTCTTAGAATTATGTTTATCAATACTAAAACCAAAAATTGCCCCACAAATACCACCAATAACATGGGCTAATTGTGAAATATTGTCTTTGTCAAAAGCGGAAAGTAGTTCTTGTCCTAAAAACAGTATAACTATTAATACAAAAGTAAGTGGTATTCCACCTTTTTGTACATTTACAATTGAACTCAGAAGTATAAACATAAATACCACACCACTAGCACCAAGAAGTCCACTTGATAAGAATATTGCATTAATAATACCTGTAATAAATGCTGTTACAAGAATCATATTTAATAATTGCTTACTTCCATATTTCTCTTCTAAAATAGGTCCTAATAGGAGAATATAAGTGAAATTACCCATAAAGTGTTCCCAACTTCCGTGGCCAATTACATGAGTAAAAAGGCGTATATATGTTACAGGATTTGTAATTGCCATTGAGCCATATCCCCCAACAGAAAAAATAGAAGTTAAGTCTATAAAAAGAAATTCTTTTAGTATAATAAATGCAGCACTGATAAAAGTATAGGTCAGTGTAACAGGAGCATTGTATTGTATGCGCATAGTTTTTATGTTGATTCTCATTTAATATCGAATATTCTTCTTGTATTTTTATCCTCCACAACCAATTATTTTATTAAAAGAGGGCATTTCGTCTGTAATGTCTTCTGTGGGGTTAACTATTTCAGGAGACTTTGTGAAGATATGGTGAATTACTCCCCCGCAATTATCTATAGAGGCTCCAGTGACACTTTTTAAGCTGTTGTTCTCTTTTTTTATACGTAAACACCCTAAAAAAGCAAATAATAGTGCTTCTTTATAATTGATGATTTTATCTGATGGGATAACAATTTCTGTAGAGGTACAATGTGCTTTTATTCTATCAATAAGAAAAGTATTGAAAGCTCCACCACCTGTAATCAGTAATCTTGACTTACCAAAATTAAATTTTGATTTCTTGGCTGCATTGTCTATAATTCTAGCAGTTTGATAGGCTGTATGTTCAATACTAGTAGCTAATCTATCTTCAATTTTTTCTATCTGATTTAAAAGAGGGATATAATGTTCGAATACCCATTCTTTACCTAAAGATTTTGTCTGGAAAGTTTCGTAAAAAGGTAAATCATTTAGCTTTTTATATACTTCTTGATTCACTTTACCGGTACTACTAAGTTTACCATCTTTATCAAATTCTTTGCCCAAAGTACGCATATAATAATTGAGCGGCATATTTGCAGGAGCGACATCAAACGCAATAGTTTCACTATTTACATCATAAGAAATGTTAGCAATACCCCCTAAATTTAAACGGTAATGATAATCATGAAATAAAAGCCTATCACCAATAGGAACCAATGGAGCACCTTGACCCCCTAAAGCAACATCAGAAATTCTAAAGTCATTTATAACATTATGCTTACTTTCTGCTGCAATTTCTGGACCTCCTCCAATCTGAGAAGTAATACCTAATTCTGTTTGATGAAAAATAGTATGTCCATGACTACAAACATAATCAACTTTAAGTTGATATTTGTCTATAAAACTTTTTGCATGTTGCCCTAGTTTCTTACCTAATGCACGATCTAATTGTATATATTCGAATGCAGAAAGGTTTTCAGCTTGGTCTAATTTACTTCGCCATTCATCAGTGTAATCAACACTTTCGGTGTATGGCATGTAATATTTCCATTGTCTATTATTGTCTTTCCAAAATTCAGCATAACATAAATCGATGCCATCTAGGCTTGTACCAGACATTATACCTATTAATCGAAATTTATTTGGTCTACTCATTTTTAAATGCATTATGAATCTATAATTTCGGAGATAAGAATTTAAAAACAAAACATATATGAAAAAGCATACTTACGTAGAAATTGTAACAATTGGAGATGAGATTCTCTATGGACAGATTACAGACACTAATTCTCAATGGATAGGGCAGGAATTAAATAAGCTAGGTTTTAAGGTAATTCGTAAAACATCTATTGGCGATACTAAAGAAGAAATCTTAACTATTTTAGATGAAGCACAAAAGCGAGCCGATATAATATTAATTACAGGAGGACTAGGACCAACAAAAGATGACATCACAAAAAAGACTATTGCAGAGTATTTTAATGTAGGGATGACGTTTAGGCAAGAAGTTTTTGATAACATTGCAGAATTATTTAAAACTAGGAATAGAGCTTTAACTGATTTAAATAGGCTTCAAGCAGAAGTTCCAGAAAATGGTGAAGTTATAATGAATCCTGTTGGTACAGCTCCAGGTATGTGGTTTGAACAGGGAAACAAAACATTTGTATCTATGCCAGGCGTACCTTATGAAATGAAACGTTTAATGTCTGATTCAATTTTAGAGAAACTTCAGAAAAAATATGATACTCCTTTCATAGTTCATAAAATGCTTAGAACGATGGGTATTCCTGAATCTTTATTAGCAGATCAAATTGAAGAGTGGGAAAATGCGTTACCTGAATTTATTGGTTTAGCTTATTTACCAAGATTTGGACAAGTTAGGTTAAGATTAACAGCTGTTGGAGATAACAAAGAGATTTTAGATAATGCAATTGATGAGCAAATAGAAAAATTACGCCCTTTATTAGGAGATAATTTATTTGCAGAAGAGGATGTGGAAATCGAGCAAATGATTATGAATAAGATGATTGAAAAGGAGTTGACTTTAGCAACTGCTGAATCTTGTACTGGCGGAGCGGTTGCAAAAAGGATTACAACTCTTTCTGGGTGTTCTGCCTTTTATAATGGAGGTATAGTGTCTTATAGTAATGAAATAAAAATGACACAACTTGATGTTAAAGGAGAAACGCTATTAGAACATGGTGCTGTAAGTGAAGAAACAGCTTTGCAAATGGCTAACAATGTTAGAGTGAAATATAATGCAGATTTTGGAATTGCAACTACAGGGATTGCAGGACCTGGAGGTGGAACAAAAGAGAAACCAGTTGGTACAGTTTGGATAGCATTATCTACTGCTGAAAAGACAGAAGCACAATTGTTACAATTAACAAAAACAAGAGAAGTGAATATTTCAGCTACCGGGAATAAAATTTTGAAGTGGCTTTATGATGAAATTTAATCATATGGTAGAAAAAGATTACGTCATTTATTACTTCTATTAAGTTAAAGGCCGATTGATTATAACTAATCAATTGGCCTTTTTGTTTATTGTTAATAAAAGTTGTTGTAAAATAAAATAGTGAAAATTAGCTTTTAAAGTCCTGTTTATTAGTTGTTTAAAAATAGATGTAGTATTAATGTTGTATTTAAAGTGTAAAAAAGTATCTTAATAATTTTCATGTTTTTTTACATTCTTCCTAATGTTGTATACGACGTCGAACTAATAATTGAAATGGAACTTTAAATTTATCTACATGAGTTAACTAATAACTATTTACAATTTTCAGGCTATTTAATTTATTCACTTCTACTAAAAATTCTCAATCTATTCTATGTATTCTGAATAAGTTATTCTAGGCACTTTTAACACATTTTTTTTAAAAGTGAAGTAATCCGAAATGGATATTATTATTACTATTATTAAATTTTTTCTACTAAAAACATGCTCAAGCTACTAAACTTTAAAAGTATTTTAGGGGTATTCCTATTTGCTTTTATGTCGCTAACTAGTACACAATTATTAGCACAAGATAAAGTTCTAACAGGAACTATCTTAGGAGAGGATTCAGCTCCTCTTCCTGGTGTAAACGTACAAATCAAAGGAACAACTACTGGTACAGTAACTAATTTTGATGGTAAATTTTCTTTAAATGTTGAAGAATCTGCTCAAACATTAGTGTTTAGCTTTATTGGTTATCTAGATAAAGAAATGGCAATTGGTACACGTACAACATTTGATGTATCATTAGAAGTAGATGCTGAACAACTAGAAGAAGTAGTTGTAGTTGGTTATGGAGTTCAAAAGAAATCATTAGTAACTGGTGCAATTGCTAGTGTAGATGCTGATGATATTGTAAGTTCAGCAATTTCTGCAGAACAAGCATTACAAGGTAAAGCTGCAGGTGTTACAGTAACACCTCAATCAGGTTCTCCAGGTAACGGAATAAAAATTCGTATTCGTGGTGCAGGATCTAACGGTAATAGTGATCCTTTATATATTGTTGATGGTATGAAAACGGGTAACATTAGTTTCTTATCTCCATCAGATATTGCATCTATGGAAGTATTAAAAGATGCGGCATCTTCTGCTATTTATGGTTCTGAAGGAGCAAATGGTGTTGTAATCATTACTACTAAAGGTGGTAAGAAAGGTGCTAAATCAAGTATTGACTACTCTTTCCAGTATGGCATCCAAACATTAGGTAACAATCCTCAAATGATGAATGCTCAGGAGTATGCACAGTTCATGCAAGAAGCACATCAAAAAGAATTAAATGATATTGAAGGTTTCTATGTGCCAAATCCAAATAACCAAGGTCAAGGAACAAACTTTTTAGACGCAGCAGCTCAAGAAGCACCAATGATGAGTCATAACTTATCATTCTCAGGAGGATCAGATAAAGGTTCTTATTTATTAAGCGCAGGTTATACTTCTCAAGATGGTGTAATCGGTGGTGATAAAGCAAGTTATGAAAGAATTAATGGTCGCTTAAATTTAACAAGAGATATTAAAGATTGGATAGATGTATCTGCTAACATTGCAATTACAAATTCTAAAAGAGCAACTATAACAGAAGATGATGCATATAATGGTCTTGTAAATGCAGCTTTATTAATGGATCCAACTGCAAAAGCTAGATATGCTCCAAATGAATTAACTCCTTACATGCAAGAAAAATTAAATGAAGGAAAGCTTTTAACACGTGATCAAGATGGTAATTATTATGGAGTTACTAATAATGACTTCTTAAAAGGGGAGATATATAACCCTCTTACTAAATTAGAAAATGCTAGAGGAGTTTATACTGAAAATAAGATATTAACTACTGGTATGATTAATCTTAAGCCTGTAAAAGGACTTAAAATTAGTTCTAGAATTGGTTTCGATATTGCTCAAGGAAGTTATAATAGCTGGAACCCTAGTTTCTGGGCGAACTCTCAAAAACATGAGAATGCACCTACAGTAACAGCAAATGAGCAATCATGGAGTACTTGGATGTGGGAAAACTTTGCTACATATAATACTAAGATTGGTAAAAGTACAATTACAGGTTTAATAGGTGTATCTGCTCAAGAAAATAACTACAGAAACCTAGATACTAAGGCTGGTAATATGGTTGTTGAAAATAATCAATTCAGATATCCTAACTATGTAACTTCTAGAGATAATGACCGTGTTGGTGGAGGAAACGAAATGAAGACTCTAGCATCGT
This region includes:
- a CDS encoding rhomboid family intramembrane serine protease → MRIQYNAPVTLTYTFISAAFIILKEFLFIDLTSIFSVGGYGSMAITNPVTYIRLFTHVIGHGSWEHFMGNFTYILLLGPILEEKYGSKQLLNMILVTAFITGIINAIFLSSGLLGASGVVFMFILLSSIVNVQKGGIPLTFVLIVILFLGQELLSAFDKDNISQLAHVIGGICGAIFGFSIDKHNSKKIES
- a CDS encoding diacylglycerol/lipid kinase family protein, whose amino-acid sequence is MKLLLVVNPISGDIDKEPFLNDAENLLNLYEIEFTVYKTTGKNDLEILRSYINTVKPHKVASIGGDGTTLFTSIALLGTGIPMGIIPLGSANGMAVELFVDPDPMNALKDIIMSDMTRGLDLLQVNKEHYCLHIGDIGVNAQIVNGYSNDPNRGMTTYFKYFLEQLKVKNIIDYKIEIDGEFYQESGIMLAICNARKFGTGVPLNSISNPFDGKFELVAIPEMNFEDLIIVGLSKFDESFLEDANGNVYSAEKATIHFEKTQLLQLDGEVIGDIDTLEIEVLPAAIKYITTKRNTLVS
- a CDS encoding anhydro-N-acetylmuramic acid kinase, with product MSRPNKFRLIGIMSGTSLDGIDLCYAEFWKDNNRQWKYYMPYTESVDYTDEWRSKLDQAENLSAFEYIQLDRALGKKLGQHAKSFIDKYQLKVDYVCSHGHTIFHQTELGITSQIGGGPEIAAESKHNVINDFRISDVALGGQGAPLVPIGDRLLFHDYHYRLNLGGIANISYDVNSETIAFDVAPANMPLNYYMRTLGKEFDKDGKLSSTGKVNQEVYKKLNDLPFYETFQTKSLGKEWVFEHYIPLLNQIEKIEDRLATSIEHTAYQTARIIDNAAKKSKFNFGKSRLLITGGGAFNTFLIDRIKAHCTSTEIVIPSDKIINYKEALLFAFLGCLRIKKENNSLKSVTGASIDNCGGVIHHIFTKSPEIVNPTEDITDEMPSFNKIIGCGG
- a CDS encoding SulP family inorganic anion transporter; translated protein: MGAIQEKLPFLSLIKNYKKAFLTGDLSAGFATGVLLIPQGMAYAVIAGVPVEYGLYASLMAPLLYFFFGSSNKLVIGPAALDSMLLASGMAGIGIALTETAYVEHVLIIVFLAGIFQFIAGNIKLGFIANFFSEPLLKGFTTAAALLIGFSQFKHVLGIDHESSNYFHKNIINMINNWDQFDLLTFGLGTSTILMILLLKRFDLSKISTPIVVVIGITLSIVFNLEEFGISVIGTIPKGLPSFQLLDFSSVNLLEIIPVALVVAIIGFTVSNSISKSVDEPGSKTNPNQEFIALGIANAVGALFGGYQASSSFSRTAINSESGANTRASNLVSTVMIALVLLFMTHVFYYLPKAVLGGIIIAATPSLFSFNYFKNIYFLKKREFVVVIITFLTTIEFGVIIGLTAGLSASVAVFMYHSLYPHMAVLGKIEGTHIHRNILRFESAKEKDGVLILRIDAPLYFSNIKFVIDTIKELVDERNNITSIIIKSESINYIDVTALTELKLFIGKANKKGIEVYMVTVVGPVRDLLFKTSIVDTLGGKQLFVHLYDVMQYIDDKESYRYTNKDIANQGNIEERD
- a CDS encoding thioredoxin family protein; the encoded protein is MNKIVKVLHQSCCGVNPNIKNQLEKIAKENNVAIDVVDITDIMETMQYGTMDFPSIVIDGKVHSYRQNNTDEAVKEMLIA
- a CDS encoding competence/damage-inducible protein A, with the protein product MKKHTYVEIVTIGDEILYGQITDTNSQWIGQELNKLGFKVIRKTSIGDTKEEILTILDEAQKRADIILITGGLGPTKDDITKKTIAEYFNVGMTFRQEVFDNIAELFKTRNRALTDLNRLQAEVPENGEVIMNPVGTAPGMWFEQGNKTFVSMPGVPYEMKRLMSDSILEKLQKKYDTPFIVHKMLRTMGIPESLLADQIEEWENALPEFIGLAYLPRFGQVRLRLTAVGDNKEILDNAIDEQIEKLRPLLGDNLFAEEDVEIEQMIMNKMIEKELTLATAESCTGGAVAKRITTLSGCSAFYNGGIVSYSNEIKMTQLDVKGETLLEHGAVSEETALQMANNVRVKYNADFGIATTGIAGPGGGTKEKPVGTVWIALSTAEKTEAQLLQLTKTREVNISATGNKILKWLYDEI
- a CDS encoding metallophosphoesterase family protein, giving the protein MKALKLKTKTYLRRFAVGDIHGCYKTFKFLLEDELKITTQDVIFLVGDYIHKGPNSEKVIDYIIDLQKDGYNIFPIRGNHEENLINRQRTYRPTFARFIAKMNTRYGKSILSKDGELYLKHKEFFKALPYRIQIEDYHIVHAGFNYDAEKPKKDFDAMLNTRKPLPDILPKMLKKRRVIHGHTPISIEKIKQNITDHYPLINIDSGCAFFKKITHEQVNQLGYLSCFNLDTQTLITVRNKDQEPQFLNTVPAYH
- a CDS encoding helix-turn-helix domain-containing protein, encoding MRNKISVESFVKEYGINKIKLNNIFKAVLGNTMYKYYQEKKVESLKVEIMTTSKTITELSYEFSYTDVNHLTKSFVSHYGISPSEMRKSKHKL